One region of Termitidicoccus mucosus genomic DNA includes:
- the gyrB gene encoding DNA topoisomerase (ATP-hydrolyzing) subunit B encodes MSDQNDPQIPARPGSLNDTYDASKIEKLEGLEGVRKRPDMYIGDTNERGLHHCVFEIVDNCIDECLAGFASAVKVSIHLDGSCSVEDDGRGIPVDIHPKYGIPALELVLTNLHAGGKFGKGAYQVSGGLHGVGAKCVNAVSEWFEAEVRREGKVYQMRFAQGITTQKMTIVGDTKKTGTKITFKPDPEIFLTTREFVYEILAKRLRELAFLNPGIRIELNDERSQKSDAFYFKDGITEFVRYLNTNKNLVHDKPVTFSDTVPNEEDPSKPPVSVDVAMQYNDSYNEQIFAYANSIFNIEGGTHLSGFRTALTRVINNFAKANNLIKEKDPAINGDDCREGLTAVISVKVPEPRFEGQTKTKLSNGEVDGIVQKIVGEKLKFFFEANIPIAKRIIDKILNAARAREAARKARETVRKGALSGGGLPGKLADCSSRDPAESELFIVEGDSAGGSAKQGRDRRHQAILPLRGKVLNVEKARLDKVLGNAEIRTLITAFGTGIGEGDDNVGGFNIEKARYHKIVIMTDADVDGSHIRTLLLTFIYRQMRGLIENGYVYIAQPPLYRIKRKKREQYIDNDEQMNRILLELGSEDVILTRVRDNLNFDPAQIDKIVENLASLEKLGGGVTRHGAPLADYLDRHHKETLALPRYIARIREGNKESHEFLADEHARAAFVQQNGLDADLFEQPEQPKDKVPAGPARRITIHEIFESTEMSKLLRAIAAVGLDINRFSRTEEPRYLITENPGQKTEAKTELHSPLDIVAHIRALGRKGLSIQRYKGLGEMNAKQLFETTMDPEKRRMLKVNIADAAKADALFTLLMGDDVPPRRQFIEDNALNVQYLDV; translated from the coding sequence ATGTCCGACCAAAACGACCCGCAAATCCCCGCCCGTCCCGGCTCCCTCAACGACACCTACGACGCCTCCAAAATCGAAAAGCTCGAGGGCCTCGAAGGCGTTCGCAAACGCCCCGACATGTATATCGGCGACACCAACGAGCGCGGCCTGCACCACTGCGTCTTCGAGATCGTTGACAATTGCATCGACGAGTGCCTCGCCGGCTTCGCCTCCGCCGTGAAAGTCTCCATCCACCTCGACGGCTCGTGCTCGGTCGAGGACGACGGCCGCGGCATCCCCGTGGACATCCATCCGAAATACGGCATCCCCGCGCTCGAACTCGTGCTCACCAATCTCCACGCCGGCGGCAAATTCGGCAAGGGCGCCTACCAGGTCTCCGGCGGCCTGCACGGCGTCGGCGCGAAGTGCGTCAACGCCGTCTCCGAATGGTTCGAGGCCGAGGTGCGCCGCGAGGGAAAAGTTTACCAGATGCGTTTCGCGCAAGGCATCACCACGCAAAAGATGACCATCGTCGGCGACACGAAGAAGACCGGCACGAAGATCACCTTCAAGCCCGACCCGGAAATCTTTCTCACCACGCGCGAGTTCGTTTATGAAATCCTCGCCAAGCGCCTCCGCGAGCTCGCCTTCCTGAACCCCGGCATCCGCATCGAGCTCAACGACGAACGCTCCCAGAAATCCGACGCCTTCTACTTCAAGGACGGCATCACCGAGTTCGTCCGCTACCTCAACACCAACAAGAACCTCGTCCACGACAAGCCCGTCACCTTCAGCGACACCGTCCCCAACGAGGAGGACCCGTCGAAGCCGCCCGTCTCCGTCGATGTCGCGATGCAATACAACGACAGCTACAACGAGCAAATCTTCGCCTACGCCAACTCCATCTTCAACATCGAGGGCGGCACGCACCTGAGCGGCTTCCGCACCGCGCTCACCCGCGTCATCAACAACTTCGCAAAAGCCAACAACCTCATCAAGGAAAAGGACCCCGCCATCAACGGCGACGACTGCCGCGAAGGCCTCACCGCCGTCATCTCCGTAAAAGTCCCCGAACCCCGCTTCGAGGGCCAGACCAAGACCAAGCTCTCCAACGGCGAAGTGGACGGCATCGTGCAAAAAATCGTCGGCGAAAAACTGAAATTTTTCTTCGAGGCCAACATTCCGATTGCCAAGCGCATCATCGACAAAATCCTCAACGCCGCCCGCGCCCGCGAGGCCGCCCGCAAGGCCCGCGAGACCGTCCGCAAAGGCGCGCTCTCCGGCGGCGGGCTCCCCGGCAAACTCGCCGACTGCTCCTCGCGCGACCCCGCGGAATCGGAACTCTTCATCGTCGAGGGCGACTCCGCCGGCGGCTCCGCCAAGCAGGGCCGCGACCGCCGCCACCAGGCCATCCTCCCGCTCCGCGGCAAAGTCCTCAACGTCGAGAAAGCCCGCCTCGACAAGGTCCTCGGCAACGCCGAAATCCGCACCCTCATCACCGCCTTCGGCACCGGCATCGGCGAAGGCGACGACAACGTCGGCGGCTTCAACATCGAAAAAGCCCGTTACCACAAAATCGTCATCATGACCGACGCCGACGTGGACGGCTCGCACATCCGCACCCTCCTCCTCACCTTCATCTACCGCCAGATGCGCGGCCTCATCGAAAACGGCTACGTCTATATCGCCCAGCCCCCGCTCTATCGCATCAAGCGCAAGAAGCGCGAGCAATACATCGACAACGACGAGCAGATGAACCGCATCCTCCTCGAGCTCGGCAGCGAGGACGTCATCCTCACCCGCGTCCGCGACAACCTGAACTTCGACCCCGCGCAAATCGACAAGATCGTCGAAAACCTCGCCTCGCTCGAAAAACTCGGCGGCGGCGTCACCCGCCACGGCGCCCCGCTCGCCGACTACCTCGACCGCCACCACAAGGAAACCCTCGCGCTCCCCCGCTACATCGCCCGCATCCGCGAAGGCAACAAGGAGTCGCACGAATTCCTCGCCGACGAGCACGCCCGCGCCGCCTTCGTCCAGCAAAACGGCCTCGACGCCGACCTCTTCGAGCAACCCGAGCAGCCCAAGGACAAGGTTCCCGCCGGCCCGGCGCGGCGCATCACCATCCACGAAATCTTCGAATCCACGGAGATGTCCAAGCTCCTCCGCGCCATCGCCGCCGTCGGCCTCGACATCAACCGCTTCAGCCGAACCGAAGAGCCGCGCTACCTCATCACCGAGAATCCCGGCCAGAAAACCGAGGCGAAGACGGAGCTCCACTCCCCGCTCGACATCGTCGCGCACATCCGCGCCCTCGGGCGCAAGGGCCTGAGCATCCAGCGTTACAAGGGCCTCGGCGAAATGAACGCGAAGCAGCTTTTCGAGACGACGATGGACCCGGAGAAACGCCGCATGCTGAAAGTGAACATCGCCGACGCCGCCAAGGCGGACGCGCTGTTCACCCTGCTGATGGGCGACGACGTCCCGCCCCGCCGCCAGTTCATCGAGGACAACGCCCTCAACGTCCAATATCTCGACGTGTGA
- a CDS encoding RrF2 family transcriptional regulator: MKLSVKVDYACRVLAQLARTRDGDELAHIEELAKAEDVPANYLVQILGELRNGGLIASRRGKQGGYALARPPESITLLDIVRVIEGELLELNASTGGQSGKRVNQVWREIRATLEAKARSYTLDKLMPKPTEEMYYI, translated from the coding sequence GTGAAACTCTCCGTCAAAGTCGATTATGCCTGTCGTGTTCTCGCCCAACTCGCCCGCACCCGCGATGGCGACGAGCTCGCGCACATCGAGGAACTCGCGAAGGCGGAGGACGTGCCCGCCAACTATCTCGTGCAGATCCTCGGTGAACTCCGCAACGGCGGCCTCATCGCCAGCCGCCGCGGCAAACAAGGCGGCTACGCGCTCGCCCGCCCGCCCGAATCCATCACGCTGCTCGACATCGTGCGCGTGATCGAGGGCGAACTGCTCGAACTCAACGCCTCCACTGGCGGCCAGTCCGGCAAGCGCGTGAACCAAGTCTGGCGCGAGATTCGCGCCACGCTCGAAGCCAAGGCCCGCAGCTACACGCTCGACAAACTCATGCCGAAGCCGACGGAGGAGATGTATTATATCTGA
- a CDS encoding NAD(+)/NADH kinase, producing MPAAIRTLALVVNAGKNGASEIARDLMDIAAGRGVNVRSTHEFPLPVGLLKDCDACCVIGGDGTLLGVVGEAAREQVPIIGVNRGSLGFLTTFSAEEARAQFDALLEGRYCLAWRSLLDCSIGDQHVLALNDILIKEQRNSSIVRLEVRADDELVADYHSDGLIFSTPTGSTAYNLSAGGPLIHPGAEVIALTPICPHTLSNRSIVFHHDVKLRVINRDPATCLLVAADGHHNLTTCSTEPISISLAPVRLPLAQSLDYSHFSVIRTKLRWSGGAANRE from the coding sequence ATGCCCGCCGCCATCCGCACTCTCGCCCTCGTCGTCAACGCCGGAAAAAACGGCGCGTCCGAAATCGCGCGCGATCTCATGGACATCGCCGCGGGGCGCGGCGTCAACGTCCGCTCCACGCATGAGTTTCCCCTGCCCGTCGGTTTGCTGAAAGACTGCGACGCGTGCTGCGTCATCGGCGGCGACGGCACGCTGCTCGGCGTCGTGGGCGAGGCCGCCCGGGAGCAGGTGCCCATCATCGGCGTGAACCGCGGGAGCCTCGGTTTTCTCACCACGTTTTCCGCCGAGGAGGCGCGCGCGCAGTTCGACGCGCTGCTCGAGGGCAGATACTGCCTCGCCTGGCGCTCGCTGCTCGACTGCTCCATCGGCGACCAGCACGTGCTCGCGCTCAACGACATTCTCATCAAGGAACAGCGCAACTCGAGCATCGTGCGGCTGGAGGTCCGCGCCGACGACGAACTCGTAGCCGACTACCACAGCGACGGCCTCATCTTTTCGACGCCCACGGGCTCGACCGCCTATAATCTTTCCGCCGGCGGCCCGCTCATCCATCCCGGCGCGGAGGTCATCGCGCTGACGCCGATCTGCCCGCACACGCTCAGCAACCGCTCCATCGTTTTCCACCACGACGTGAAACTGCGCGTCATCAACCGCGATCCCGCGACCTGCCTGCTCGTCGCCGCGGACGGGCATCACAATCTCACGACATGCAGCACCGAGCCCATTTCGATCTCGCTCGCGCCGGTCCGGCTGCCGCTCGCGCAGAGCCTCGATTATTCCCACTTTTCGGTCATTCGCACCAAGCTCAGATGGAGCGGCGGAGCGGCGAATCGCGAGTGA
- a CDS encoding PP2C family protein-serine/threonine phosphatase: MNDLSPNPRSTPPGVPPAVTPPASLRLRWSGMTHTGRFRRNNEDSFLALNFDGDEVRYLGKIGEASLGGSDFVFAVSDGMGGEKAGEFASRIAVDEITKLLPRSFKVAAMGLSSGFSDILEELFDQIHASLIALGRSYEECAGMGATLSLCWVTPEWMYFCHIGDSRIYYLPASGGITQLTHDHSHVGWLRRTGRITEHEARAHPGRSSLQQALGAGNQHIDPQIGAVNLLAGDRFVICSDGLVDGMWDSGLERLMREPPAAQAALPPARRLVEEAVAASGRDNTTAVVFELVAK, translated from the coding sequence ATGAATGATTTGTCGCCCAACCCAAGATCGACGCCCCCCGGCGTGCCGCCGGCCGTCACGCCTCCTGCGTCATTGCGCCTGCGCTGGTCGGGCATGACGCACACCGGGCGCTTCCGCCGCAACAACGAGGACAGCTTTCTCGCGCTCAACTTCGACGGGGACGAAGTGCGTTACCTCGGCAAGATCGGCGAGGCGTCGCTGGGCGGGTCGGATTTTGTCTTCGCGGTGAGCGACGGCATGGGCGGCGAGAAGGCGGGCGAATTTGCCAGCCGCATCGCGGTGGACGAAATCACGAAGCTGCTCCCCCGCAGCTTCAAGGTCGCGGCGATGGGCCTGTCGAGCGGCTTCAGCGACATCCTCGAGGAGCTTTTCGACCAGATCCACGCGTCGCTCATCGCGCTCGGGCGCAGTTATGAGGAATGCGCGGGCATGGGCGCGACGCTCAGCCTGTGCTGGGTCACGCCGGAGTGGATGTATTTCTGCCACATCGGCGACAGCCGCATTTATTACCTGCCCGCGTCCGGCGGCATCACGCAGCTCACGCACGACCACAGCCACGTCGGCTGGCTCCGGCGCACGGGCCGCATCACCGAGCACGAGGCGCGCGCGCATCCCGGGCGCAGCTCGTTGCAGCAGGCGCTCGGCGCGGGCAACCAGCACATCGATCCGCAGATCGGCGCGGTCAACCTGCTGGCGGGAGACCGCTTTGTCATCTGCTCCGACGGGCTCGTGGACGGCATGTGGGATTCGGGGCTGGAGCGCCTCATGCGCGAGCCGCCCGCGGCGCAGGCCGCGCTGCCGCCCGCGCGGCGGCTGGTGGAGGAGGCCGTGGCGGCCTCGGGCCGCGACAACACGACCGCCGTGGTGTTCGAGCTGGTGGCGAAGTGA
- a CDS encoding serine/threonine protein phosphatase has translation MHEVKDTRRAMVRIGYDGRVHKTFRGHQARERFENEVRVLRHLEERGCDFVPRVLETDPERLLLVTNNCGGRVEHMSEERVREVFAALEPFGIRHEDPFLRNITYRIRDGRFCIIDFEFATFLDGPHAGVSLKPPPPDE, from the coding sequence ATGCACGAGGTAAAGGACACCCGCCGCGCCATGGTGCGCATCGGCTACGACGGCAGGGTGCACAAGACCTTTCGCGGGCACCAGGCGCGCGAGCGTTTCGAGAACGAGGTGCGGGTGTTGCGGCATCTGGAGGAGCGCGGCTGCGACTTCGTGCCGCGCGTGCTGGAGACCGATCCGGAGCGGCTGCTGCTGGTCACCAATAATTGCGGCGGCCGCGTCGAGCACATGAGCGAGGAGCGGGTCAGGGAAGTGTTTGCCGCGCTGGAGCCGTTCGGCATCCGCCACGAGGACCCGTTCCTGCGCAACATTACTTATCGCATTCGCGACGGGAGATTTTGCATCATCGATTTCGAGTTCGCCACTTTTCTCGACGGCCCGCACGCGGGCGTGTCGCTCAAACCACCCCCTCCCGATGAATGA
- a CDS encoding glutamine synthetase beta-grasp domain-containing protein, translating into MAKLKLEYIWLDGYTPIANLRSKTKIVEGDPAKFALDDVPVWGFDGSSTQQAEGRSSDCLLKPVALYPDATRKNGFLVMSEVLLPDGTPHPTNTRATILDDADTWFGFEQEYFFFKNGRPLGFPAEGFPPPQGRYYTGVGYKNVGDLARQLVEEHLDLCIHAGINHEGINAEVAKGQWEFQIFGKGSKTAADEMWVARYILERLGEKYGIDVEWTCKPIRGDWNGSGMHSNFSTKFMREKGGKEYFEKLMDAFRKHHDEHIAVYGPDNHLRLTGLHETQSIDKFSYGLADRGSSIRIPHSFVNSAYKGYLEDRRPNSAADPYLVASRILKTIATVPTS; encoded by the coding sequence ATGGCAAAACTCAAACTCGAATACATCTGGCTTGATGGATACACCCCCATTGCCAATCTCCGCAGCAAAACCAAGATCGTCGAAGGCGACCCTGCCAAGTTCGCCCTCGACGACGTCCCTGTCTGGGGCTTCGACGGCAGCTCCACGCAGCAGGCCGAGGGACGCAGCTCCGACTGTCTTCTGAAACCTGTTGCGCTCTATCCCGACGCCACCCGCAAAAACGGCTTCCTCGTCATGTCCGAGGTGCTTCTGCCCGACGGCACGCCGCACCCGACCAACACCCGCGCGACCATCCTCGACGATGCCGACACCTGGTTCGGCTTCGAGCAGGAATATTTCTTTTTCAAAAACGGGCGCCCGCTCGGCTTCCCCGCCGAAGGCTTCCCGCCCCCGCAAGGCCGCTACTACACCGGCGTCGGCTACAAAAATGTCGGCGACCTCGCCCGCCAACTCGTCGAGGAGCACCTCGACCTCTGCATTCACGCCGGCATCAACCACGAAGGCATCAACGCCGAGGTCGCCAAGGGCCAGTGGGAATTCCAGATCTTCGGCAAAGGCTCGAAGACCGCCGCCGACGAAATGTGGGTCGCCCGCTACATTCTCGAGCGCCTCGGTGAGAAATATGGCATCGACGTCGAATGGACCTGCAAGCCCATCCGCGGCGACTGGAACGGCTCCGGCATGCACTCCAACTTCTCGACCAAGTTCATGCGCGAAAAAGGCGGCAAGGAATACTTCGAGAAGCTCATGGATGCGTTCCGCAAGCACCACGACGAGCACATCGCCGTTTACGGCCCGGACAACCACCTGCGCCTGACCGGCCTGCACGAGACGCAGTCCATCGACAAGTTCAGCTACGGTCTGGCTGACCGCGGCTCCTCGATCCGCATCCCGCACTCGTTCGTCAACAGCGCCTACAAGGGCTACCTTGAGGACCGCCGTCCCAATTCCGCCGCCGACCCGTATCTGGTCGCCTCGCGGATCTTGAAGACGATCGCGACCGTCCCGACGAGCTGA
- a CDS encoding sodium-dependent transporter: MSRPQEAWTSNLGVIFAVAGSAVGLGNFLRFPGLAAQYGGGAFMIAYFVSLLVIGVPVCWAEWTVGRHGGHHGYHSSPGIFHALLRRRWAKYFGSIGFLIPMLVCMYYVYVEAWCLGYAVNAISGRLSVPGMHYGEFFATYTGANVDGVAVKFGLGDVGIFVVIVLLLNLYLLYRGLSKGIELACRVGMPLLVGLGLILLVRVLTLGTPDPARPGQNVLTALGFMWNPGDSVLASLRNPQLWLAAAGQVFFSLSIGLGVIITYASYLRKTDDVTLSGLTAVSANEFCEVALGGMITVPAAFIFLGAAGVAGQGTFALGFIVLPEVFAHMPAGVLFASAFFVLLFLAAVTSSLSILQPVIAFLEEAFAMRRAVSVSWLALVMILGTGFVWYFSKDLKALDTIDFWIGNVGVFLQGTVIILLFGWVIGIEKSWREMHRGAALRVPGFFRIVMRYITPLYLITIFTLFLLDKVVGWNFSFEKPVFQQTGYIADLVGNAPSPVARITVGFIIAVCLLGLALVTVAGRRWRSKPVAPHYRK; this comes from the coding sequence ATGTCTCGACCGCAAGAAGCATGGACGTCCAATCTCGGCGTCATCTTTGCCGTGGCCGGAAGCGCCGTCGGGCTGGGCAACTTTCTCCGCTTCCCCGGCCTCGCCGCCCAATACGGCGGCGGCGCGTTCATGATCGCGTATTTCGTCTCCCTGCTCGTCATCGGCGTCCCCGTGTGCTGGGCGGAGTGGACGGTCGGGCGGCACGGCGGGCACCACGGCTACCATTCCTCGCCCGGAATCTTTCACGCGCTGCTGAGACGGCGCTGGGCCAAGTATTTCGGCTCGATCGGTTTTCTCATCCCGATGCTGGTCTGCATGTATTATGTATACGTGGAGGCATGGTGCCTCGGCTACGCGGTCAATGCGATTTCCGGGCGCCTGAGCGTGCCGGGCATGCACTACGGGGAATTTTTCGCCACCTACACCGGGGCAAATGTGGACGGGGTGGCGGTGAAATTCGGGCTGGGCGATGTCGGCATCTTTGTCGTCATCGTGCTGCTGCTGAATCTTTACCTGCTTTACCGAGGCCTTTCCAAGGGCATCGAACTGGCGTGCCGCGTCGGCATGCCGCTGCTGGTCGGCCTCGGCCTCATCCTCCTCGTCCGCGTGCTCACGCTCGGCACGCCCGACCCGGCCAGGCCCGGCCAAAACGTGCTCACCGCGCTCGGTTTCATGTGGAACCCGGGCGACAGCGTCCTCGCCAGCCTGCGCAATCCCCAGCTCTGGCTGGCCGCCGCCGGGCAGGTGTTTTTCTCCCTCAGCATCGGCCTGGGCGTCATCATCACCTACGCCAGCTACCTGCGCAAAACCGACGACGTCACGCTCAGCGGGCTCACCGCGGTGTCGGCCAACGAATTCTGCGAGGTGGCGCTCGGCGGCATGATCACGGTGCCGGCGGCGTTCATCTTCCTGGGCGCGGCGGGCGTCGCGGGCCAGGGCACGTTCGCGCTCGGCTTCATCGTGCTGCCCGAGGTGTTCGCGCACATGCCGGCGGGGGTGCTGTTCGCGTCGGCGTTTTTTGTGCTGCTGTTCCTCGCGGCGGTGACGAGTTCGCTGTCGATCCTGCAGCCGGTCATCGCGTTTCTGGAGGAGGCGTTCGCGATGCGCCGCGCGGTGTCGGTCTCGTGGCTCGCGCTCGTCATGATCCTCGGCACCGGTTTCGTGTGGTATTTCTCGAAGGATCTGAAGGCGCTCGACACGATCGATTTCTGGATCGGCAACGTCGGCGTGTTCCTGCAAGGCACGGTCATCATCCTGCTGTTCGGCTGGGTGATCGGCATCGAGAAAAGCTGGCGCGAGATGCACCGCGGCGCCGCGCTGCGCGTGCCGGGCTTTTTCCGCATCGTGATGCGCTACATCACGCCGCTGTATCTCATCACGATCTTCACGCTCTTCCTGCTGGACAAAGTCGTGGGCTGGAATTTCAGCTTCGAGAAACCTGTGTTTCAACAGACGGGTTACATCGCCGATCTGGTTGGAAACGCTCCCAGCCCGGTCGCCCGCATCACAGTCGGCTTCATCATCGCCGTGTGCCTGCTGGGGCTCGCGCTCGTCACCGTCGCGGGACGCCGCTGGCGCTCCAAGCCCGTCGCGCCGCATTACCGAAAATAA
- a CDS encoding DegQ family serine endoprotease yields the protein MTAMTQNTDTHHRHHRRRSAAFIGGGLLAAGALAFSVAFAAGETKPSVSINVDDKPLARTASDSYAPVIKQVAPSVVKVLVTERAKNVPVQDNPFFNDPRFREFFGPFGFGGPGGPFGGGGRMQRQPEQNGLGSGVVVSADGYVVTNSHVVTGADVIKVSFNDGRELSAKVIGTDPKSDLAVIKVDAADLPAITFADSDQLEVGDRVLAIGNPFGIGQTVTSGMVSGLGRATLGLDYEDFIQTDAAINPGNSGGALVDVRGRLVGVNTAILSRSGGFQGIGFAIPANMTRSIMEQLVAHGKVTRGYIGVMVQNITPAFAEQFNLDKTEGALVSEIVGDGPAEKAGLKTGDVITEFNKKPIKDGRTLKLTVANVAPGQTVPVVVARDGKSETLELKVGELPRDPDDREGPAVAGSGSNEGTLQGVGVSDLSSRARREFDIPARIRGALVTEVAPDSAAAEAGLQPGDVILEINRQPVQSSEDAVRLTENPKSRKTLLLIWNQKGTRFVAVDETGDR from the coding sequence ATGACCGCCATGACACAAAACACCGACACCCACCACCGGCACCACCGTCGCCGGAGCGCCGCCTTCATCGGGGGCGGCTTGCTCGCGGCCGGAGCGCTCGCGTTTTCCGTCGCATTCGCGGCGGGCGAGACAAAGCCCTCCGTCTCCATCAATGTTGACGACAAGCCGCTTGCCCGCACCGCGTCGGACAGCTACGCGCCCGTCATCAAGCAGGTCGCGCCGAGCGTCGTGAAAGTGCTCGTCACCGAACGCGCGAAAAACGTCCCCGTGCAGGACAACCCGTTCTTCAACGACCCGCGCTTCCGCGAATTTTTCGGCCCCTTCGGCTTCGGCGGTCCCGGCGGCCCGTTCGGCGGCGGAGGCCGGATGCAGCGCCAGCCCGAGCAAAACGGCCTCGGCTCGGGCGTGGTCGTCAGCGCCGACGGCTACGTCGTGACCAACTCGCACGTTGTCACCGGCGCGGACGTGATCAAGGTTTCCTTCAACGACGGACGCGAACTCAGCGCGAAGGTCATCGGCACCGACCCGAAATCCGATCTCGCCGTGATCAAGGTCGATGCGGCCGACCTGCCCGCCATCACGTTTGCCGACAGCGACCAGCTCGAAGTCGGCGACCGCGTGCTCGCCATCGGCAATCCCTTCGGCATCGGCCAGACTGTCACCAGCGGCATGGTCAGCGGCCTGGGCCGCGCCACGCTCGGGCTCGATTACGAGGACTTCATCCAGACCGACGCCGCCATCAATCCCGGCAACTCCGGCGGCGCGCTCGTCGATGTGCGCGGCCGCCTCGTCGGCGTGAACACCGCCATCCTCAGCCGCAGCGGCGGTTTCCAGGGCATCGGCTTCGCCATCCCCGCCAACATGACGCGCAGCATCATGGAACAGCTCGTCGCGCACGGCAAAGTCACGCGCGGCTATATTGGCGTCATGGTGCAAAACATCACGCCCGCCTTTGCCGAGCAGTTCAACCTCGACAAAACCGAAGGCGCGCTCGTCTCCGAGATCGTCGGCGACGGCCCGGCCGAGAAGGCCGGCCTGAAGACCGGCGACGTCATCACCGAATTCAACAAAAAGCCTATCAAGGACGGCCGCACGCTCAAGCTCACCGTGGCCAATGTCGCGCCCGGCCAGACGGTTCCCGTGGTCGTCGCCCGCGACGGGAAATCCGAGACGCTCGAGCTCAAGGTCGGCGAACTCCCGCGCGATCCCGACGACCGCGAGGGGCCCGCCGTAGCCGGTTCCGGGAGCAACGAAGGCACCCTGCAAGGCGTCGGCGTGAGCGACCTCAGCAGCCGCGCGCGCCGCGAGTTCGACATTCCCGCCCGCATCCGCGGGGCGCTCGTCACCGAGGTCGCGCCGGACTCCGCCGCCGCCGAGGCCGGCCTGCAACCCGGCGACGTGATTCTCGAAATCAACCGCCAGCCCGTGCAAAGCTCGGAGGATGCGGTGCGCCTGACCGAAAATCCGAAATCGCGAAAAACGCTTCTCTTAATTTGGAACCAAAAAGGGACGCGCTTTGTCGCAGTGGACGAAACCGGCGACAGATAA